One Actinomadura viridis genomic region harbors:
- a CDS encoding sigma-70 family RNA polymerase sigma factor has translation MPGEFERIAQIEDPYELLRAATGRLAEAQQEVTELARLRRRLIQELHAQGMSYAQIAQEAGLSRGRIHQIRHKGPAPEGAFLGVGSVTVVTPLRPDPASDRTYVALDDLTTGKRLEELARTFDLSVSYDHVSLTGEIDLNRPGLLVICGPRMSEAMRQSYEKDPVLEWERDEVGWLLRDTRTGEGFRSGQEEDPARPYDVGYLGRLPRPDGQGSFIAIAGVHPEGSLGVVNLLTTDIGSLWGQVGSDRFSVVVGTEYDPTTHEPVRTELLTPLYRHDGESA, from the coding sequence ATGCCGGGCGAGTTCGAGCGCATCGCGCAGATCGAAGACCCTTACGAGCTGCTGCGTGCCGCGACCGGACGCCTGGCGGAAGCACAGCAGGAAGTGACCGAGCTTGCCCGGCTGCGGCGGCGGCTGATCCAGGAGCTTCACGCCCAAGGTATGTCGTACGCGCAGATAGCGCAGGAGGCCGGACTCAGCCGCGGACGTATCCATCAGATCCGGCACAAAGGGCCGGCGCCCGAGGGTGCCTTCCTCGGGGTAGGTTCGGTGACGGTGGTGACGCCGCTGCGGCCCGATCCCGCGAGCGATCGAACGTATGTGGCGCTGGACGACCTGACCACGGGCAAACGGCTGGAAGAGCTGGCGCGCACCTTCGACCTGTCGGTCAGCTATGACCATGTCTCCCTGACGGGCGAGATCGATCTGAACCGGCCTGGGCTGCTGGTGATCTGCGGCCCCCGCATGTCCGAGGCCATGCGCCAGTCGTACGAGAAGGACCCGGTGCTTGAGTGGGAGCGCGACGAGGTCGGATGGCTGCTGCGCGACACCCGGACCGGTGAGGGGTTCCGCTCGGGCCAGGAAGAAGACCCGGCCCGACCGTATGACGTGGGGTATCTGGGGCGTCTCCCCCGGCCGGACGGGCAAGGCTCGTTCATCGCCATCGCCGGTGTGCACCCTGAGGGTTCACTGGGGGTGGTCAACCTGCTGACCACCGATATCGGATCACTGTGGGGCCAGGTGGGAAGCGACCGGTTCTCGGTCGTGGTCGGCACCGAGTACGACCCGACCACGCATGAGCCGGTCCGTACCGAACTACTGACACCCTTGTACCGGCATGACGGCGAGTCGGCCTGA
- a CDS encoding ATP-binding protein, producing MFSGRPESVGDARRFAWTFAADQVPVDVADMVELVVSELCTNAVEHTASGEPGGWFILELEVHTDHVRVIVIDQGAPSGSVPALGKVPDLDATSGRGLPIVDAVSKEWGSEFVLVGRRVWADVVGEVA from the coding sequence ATGTTCTCGGGTCGGCCCGAATCAGTCGGCGACGCACGGCGCTTCGCCTGGACGTTCGCGGCCGATCAGGTCCCCGTCGACGTGGCCGACATGGTCGAGCTGGTCGTCAGTGAACTCTGTACGAACGCGGTGGAGCACACGGCCAGCGGGGAGCCGGGCGGCTGGTTCATCCTCGAATTGGAGGTGCATACCGATCACGTACGGGTGATCGTCATCGACCAGGGGGCTCCGTCCGGCTCGGTGCCCGCGCTGGGGAAGGTGCCTGACCTCGACGCCACCTCCGGGCGGGGCCTGCCGATCGTCGATGCGGTCTCCAAGGAGTGGGGGTCGGAGTTCGTCCTGGTGGGGCGGCGGGTCTGGGCCGACGTCGTGGGCGAGGTGGCGTGA
- a CDS encoding Scr1 family TA system antitoxin-like transcriptional regulator: protein MGEERLREIGRELRRLRTAAGLSGVGLASRAGLPQPTVSRVETGRRVSDPGVVLRLFGALGLEAAEVDRLGGLVNEAYAESVPRRVDAGVSFRAGAGVELGRAARALRVFESMVVPELLRTAEYGAAAGKRAGAEADRAAVLVDGDRRFTFVLAEAVLRTWPGSGECMSGQFAHLLTASERPNVRLGVLPGSVPLGRAAVPLHGFTVYDEAAVTVETFTRELTLSDAEEVRAYAEVFEGFERAAVFGDRARDLVKRAACDLEEALHSIH, encoded by the coding sequence ATGGGTGAGGAGCGGCTGCGGGAGATCGGCCGGGAGTTGCGGCGGTTGCGGACGGCTGCGGGGTTGTCGGGTGTGGGGCTGGCTTCTCGGGCTGGGCTTCCTCAGCCGACGGTGTCTCGGGTGGAGACGGGGCGACGAGTATCCGATCCCGGTGTGGTCTTGCGGCTGTTCGGCGCTCTGGGCCTTGAGGCGGCTGAGGTCGACCGGCTGGGCGGACTGGTGAACGAGGCGTATGCGGAGTCGGTGCCTCGGCGTGTGGATGCCGGGGTGTCCTTCCGGGCGGGTGCCGGTGTCGAGTTGGGGCGTGCCGCTCGGGCCCTGCGGGTGTTTGAGTCGATGGTGGTCCCGGAGTTGCTGCGGACGGCCGAGTACGGGGCGGCTGCCGGCAAGCGGGCCGGTGCTGAGGCTGATCGGGCCGCTGTCCTGGTGGATGGGGATCGGCGGTTCACGTTCGTGCTGGCTGAGGCGGTGCTCCGGACATGGCCGGGTTCTGGCGAGTGCATGAGCGGGCAGTTCGCTCACCTGCTGACGGCCTCGGAGCGCCCGAACGTGCGGCTGGGCGTGCTGCCTGGTTCGGTGCCCTTGGGGCGGGCCGCGGTGCCGCTGCACGGGTTCACGGTGTACGACGAGGCGGCGGTGACGGTGGAGACATTCACCCGTGAACTGACCTTGAGCGATGCCGAAGAGGTGCGGGCTTACGCGGAGGTCTTCGAGGGGTTCGAGCGGGCGGCGGTGTTCGGTGATCGGGCTCGTGATCTGGTGAAGCGGGCCGCCTGTGATCTTGAAGAGGCCCTACATTCTATTCACTGA
- a CDS encoding Scr1 family TA system antitoxin-like transcriptional regulator yields the protein MGEERLREIGRELRRLRTAAGLSGVGLASRAGVPQPTVSRVETGRRVSDPGVVLRLFGALGLDAAEVDRLGGLVNEAYAESVPRRVDAGVSFRPGAGVELGRAARALRVFESTVVPELLRTAEYGAAAGKRAGAEADRAAVLVDGDRRFTFVLAEAVLRTWPGSGKCMSGQLAYLLTASERPNVRLGVLPGSVLLGWVAVPLHGFTVYDEAAVTVETFTRELTLTDAEEVRAYAEVFEGFERAAVFGDRARDLVKRAADDLDEVLESIH from the coding sequence ATGGGTGAGGAGCGGCTGCGGGAGATCGGCCGGGAGTTGCGGCGGTTGCGGACGGCTGCGGGGTTGTCCGGTGTGGGGCTGGCTTCCAGGGCGGGGGTTCCTCAGCCGACGGTGTCTCGGGTGGAGACGGGGCGGCGGGTGTCCGATCCCGGTGTGGTCTTGCGGCTGTTCGGCGCTCTGGGCCTTGACGCGGCTGAGGTCGACCGGCTGGGCGGACTGGTGAACGAGGCGTATGCGGAGTCGGTGCCTCGGCGTGTGGATGCCGGGGTGTCGTTCCGGCCGGGTGCCGGTGTCGAGTTGGGGCGTGCCGCTCGGGCCCTGCGGGTGTTTGAGTCGACGGTGGTCCCGGAGTTGCTGCGGACGGCCGAGTACGGGGCGGCGGCCGGCAAGAGGGCCGGTGCTGAGGCTGATCGGGCCGCTGTCCTGGTGGATGGGGATCGGCGGTTCACGTTCGTGCTGGCTGAGGCGGTGCTCCGGACATGGCCGGGTTCGGGTAAGTGCATGAGCGGACAACTCGCTTACCTGCTGACGGCCTCTGAGCGCCCGAACGTACGGCTGGGGGTATTGCCTGGTTCGGTGCTCTTGGGGTGGGTTGCGGTGCCGCTGCACGGGTTCACGGTGTACGACGAGGCGGCGGTGACGGTGGAGACGTTCACCCGTGAGCTGACCTTGACCGATGCCGAAGAGGTGCGTGCTTACGCGGAGGTCTTCGAGGGGTTCGAGCGGGCGGCGGTGTTCGGCGATCGGGCTCGGGATCTGGTGAAGCGGGCCGCTGATGATCTGGATGAGGTCCTGGAGTCTATTCACTGA
- a CDS encoding serine/threonine-protein kinase has product MQARLLREARAAAQLAHRNAVTVYDVLADQGSVLIVMELVKATTLSKMVESEGPLPSARVAAMGLDMLDVLTEAHELGIIHRDVKPANVLVQRDGSIKLLDFGIARLEGDPTLTEAGAIIGTPAYMAPEQIRGLESTPATDLWGLGVTLFYAVEGLPAFGRPSPTAAMAAVLTEPPLTPQRAGAPLGSLLMSLLARNPTDRPAAIQFRSELSHLAQSL; this is encoded by the coding sequence ATGCAGGCTCGCCTGCTACGCGAGGCCAGGGCAGCCGCGCAACTCGCCCACAGGAACGCTGTGACCGTTTATGACGTCCTCGCGGACCAGGGCTCGGTTCTCATCGTGATGGAATTGGTCAAGGCGACGACGCTCAGCAAGATGGTGGAGTCCGAGGGGCCGCTGCCTTCCGCGCGGGTTGCCGCGATGGGCCTTGACATGCTCGACGTGCTGACGGAAGCACATGAGCTCGGGATCATTCATCGCGACGTCAAGCCTGCGAATGTCCTTGTCCAGAGAGATGGGTCGATAAAGCTTCTCGATTTCGGTATTGCCCGGCTGGAAGGTGATCCAACACTTACCGAGGCGGGTGCCATCATCGGTACCCCTGCCTACATGGCACCAGAGCAGATCCGGGGTCTTGAGAGCACACCTGCCACCGATTTGTGGGGACTCGGTGTCACACTCTTCTATGCTGTTGAAGGGCTGCCTGCTTTTGGCAGGCCAAGCCCGACGGCGGCAATGGCCGCCGTTCTGACCGAACCACCTCTCACCCCGCAACGCGCAGGGGCGCCGCTAGGCTCCTTGCTGATGAGTTTGCTCGCGAGGAACCCAACGGACAGGCCCGCAGCAATACAGTTCCGTTCCGAACTATCACATCTCGCTCAGAGTCTCTGA
- a CDS encoding IS3 family transposase (programmed frameshift), translated as MPKPYPPVFRRRALDLLESGRSVRDVAASLGIAESCLHRWKRQDLIDRGLKPPSPAEAESVALAQARARIAELENEVKILRKAAAAVEQVVPPKARFALVAELAVEGVPVKQACLALGVSRSGFYDARTRPPSARVIRQAWLTDQITAIHQASRQTYGSPRVRAELVQGQGVVVSRKTVAVLMRRAGLAGLPLRRRAKRVLASATVTDLVKRNFHREGPNQLWVTDITEHPTREGKLYCCVVLDAFSRRVVGWAIDSRHGADLAASALGMAIDSRGSAGQIPDGIIHADHGTQFTSWTFTERARRAGLPPSLGTVGDPYDNAVAESFWARMQTELLDRQRWRTRVELANAIFEYIEGFYNRHRRHSALDYMSPIQFETTHPSSPTSSPASP; from the exons GTGCCCAAGCCTTATCCGCCGGTTTTTCGTCGGCGTGCCCTGGATCTGCTGGAGTCGGGACGATCGGTGCGGGACGTGGCCGCGTCCCTGGGTATCGCGGAGTCGTGCCTGCACCGATGGAAACGGCAGGACCTGATCGACCGTGGTCTGAAGCCACCCAGTCCCGCAGAGGCCGAGTCTGTCGCCCTGGCTCAGGCCCGGGCACGGATCGCTGAGCTGGAGAACGAGGTCAAGATTCTGAGGAAGGCCGCCGCGGCGGTCGAGCAGGTGGTGCCCCCAAAAGCCCGCTTCGCTCTGGTGGCCGAGCTGGCCGTTGAGGGCGTCCCGGTCAAGCAGGCCTGTCTCGCGCTCGGCGTGTCCCGGTCGGGCTTCTACGACGCCCGCACTCGCCCGCCCTCGGCGCGCGTGATCCGCCAGGCGTGGCTGACCGATCAGATCACGGCCATCCATCAGGCCTCACGACAGACCTATGGATCGCCTCGAGTGCGCGCCGAGCTCGTCCAGGGCCAGGGCGTGGTCGTCTCACGCAAGACGGTGGCGGTGCTGATGCGGCGAGCCGGCTTGGCGGGGCTGCCCCTGCGTCGTCGAGCCAAGCGGGTTCTCGCATCGGCGACGGTCACCGACCTGGTAAAACGCAACTTCCACCGTGAAGGACCGAACCAGCTGTGGGTTACCGATATCACCGAGCATCCCACCCGGGAGGGCAAGCTCTACTGCTGCGTGGTTCTGGACGCCTTCTCCCGCCGTGTGGTCGGCTGGGCCATCGATTCGCGGCACG GGGCCGACCTGGCGGCCTCGGCGCTGGGCATGGCGATCGATTCCCGCGGCAGTGCCGGACAGATCCCTGATGGGATCATCCACGCAGATCACGGCACCCAGTTCACCTCATGGACCTTCACCGAACGCGCACGGCGGGCAGGGCTGCCGCCCTCCCTGGGAACCGTCGGCGACCCCTACGACAATGCCGTGGCCGAGTCGTTCTGGGCACGCATGCAGACCGAACTCCTGGACCGGCAACGCTGGAGAACCCGCGTCGAACTCGCCAACGCGATCTTCGAGTACATCGAAGGGTTCTACAACCGCCACCGACGCCACTCCGCCCTGGATTACATGAGCCCGATACAGTTCGAAACCACCCACCCGTCGAGCCCGACCTCCTCACCGGCGAGTCCGTGA
- a CDS encoding SDR family NAD(P)-dependent oxidoreductase codes for MTLDQTTAEHFDQTFAVNVRGTLFTVQKALPLLNDGASIVLVGSTAGDRGVEAFGAYAASKAAVRSFARTWSNELKARGIRVNVVSPAWIETPGGTAAFGDEETARAVKENVAATVARGRMGQPEEAAAVVAFLASEQSSYVVGANFYVDGGANQI; via the coding sequence GTGACGCTGGACCAGACCACCGCGGAGCACTTCGACCAGACCTTCGCGGTCAACGTCCGAGGCACGCTGTTCACCGTGCAGAAGGCGTTGCCGCTGCTCAACGACGGAGCCTCGATCGTCCTGGTCGGTTCGACCGCCGGCGACCGTGGAGTAGAGGCGTTCGGCGCGTACGCGGCGTCGAAGGCGGCCGTCCGGTCCTTCGCACGGACGTGGTCCAACGAGCTCAAGGCCCGTGGCATCCGGGTCAACGTGGTCTCGCCGGCATGGATCGAGACTCCCGGGGGCACCGCCGCTTTCGGCGACGAGGAGACCGCTCGTGCCGTCAAGGAGAATGTCGCCGCGACCGTGGCCAGGGGCCGCATGGGTCAGCCTGAGGAGGCCGCCGCAGTTGTGGCCTTCCTGGCCTCGGAACAGAGCAGCTACGTCGTCGGCGCGAACTTCTACGTTGACGGAGGCGCGAACCAGATCTGA
- a CDS encoding NAD(P)/FAD-dependent oxidoreductase yields the protein MSTVVIVGTSVGGVRTAKALRSAGYAGEIVLVGAEDHLPYDRPPLSKAFLIGTATREDLTLLDREAASAAGIRLELGTPATAVDPAGRSVELADGRRLGFDELVIATGARPRPSPWGAPPGLHMLRTLDDALALREDLDRGGPLVIIGAGFIGAEIAATATTVGLADVTLVDPMRVPLSRVLNPAVAQRFGRLHTDRGVTTRFGTAVTGVESVDGGLIVKLDDGTGLPAATVVVGIGAVPNDGWLRGSGLTIADGVVCDQYSRARGAPNIHAVGDVARWFHPRHRRLVRAEHWTNAVEQADCVAHNITHPNDPRAHEPIEYVWTDQYDWQIQLVGRTGGSLPHVILPGADPDHSFAVLYSHSTGKFAGAVAVNWPRAVITCRKALRAPVPLNTIRETITAATERPRKSRTGT from the coding sequence GTGTCGACTGTCGTCATCGTCGGTACCTCGGTGGGTGGTGTACGCACCGCCAAGGCGTTGCGTTCGGCCGGGTACGCGGGCGAGATCGTGCTCGTGGGCGCCGAGGACCACCTGCCCTACGACAGGCCGCCACTGTCAAAGGCCTTCCTCATAGGAACGGCGACGCGGGAGGACCTGACGCTGCTCGACAGGGAGGCGGCGAGCGCCGCGGGAATACGGCTAGAACTGGGAACCCCCGCGACCGCTGTGGACCCGGCCGGCCGTTCAGTCGAACTGGCCGACGGCCGACGCCTGGGCTTCGACGAACTCGTCATCGCCACCGGTGCCCGGCCACGTCCCTCACCGTGGGGCGCCCCGCCTGGCCTGCACATGCTGCGGACTCTCGACGACGCCCTCGCACTGCGCGAGGACCTGGACCGAGGCGGGCCGCTGGTCATCATCGGTGCCGGTTTCATCGGTGCCGAGATCGCCGCCACCGCGACCACCGTAGGGCTCGCCGATGTGACGCTCGTCGACCCGATGCGCGTCCCACTCAGCCGCGTGCTGAATCCCGCGGTCGCCCAACGCTTCGGCCGCCTGCATACCGACCGCGGGGTGACCACCCGGTTCGGGACCGCCGTCACGGGTGTCGAGTCCGTCGACGGCGGGCTCATCGTCAAGCTGGACGACGGAACAGGTCTCCCCGCGGCCACGGTGGTCGTGGGTATCGGGGCGGTTCCGAACGACGGCTGGCTTCGCGGCTCCGGACTGACCATCGCGGACGGCGTCGTGTGCGACCAGTACTCCCGGGCGCGCGGCGCGCCGAACATTCACGCCGTGGGTGACGTCGCTCGCTGGTTCCATCCCCGCCACCGCAGGCTCGTCCGCGCTGAACACTGGACCAATGCCGTCGAGCAGGCCGATTGCGTCGCACACAACATCACGCACCCGAACGATCCCCGGGCGCACGAACCGATCGAGTATGTGTGGACTGATCAGTACGATTGGCAGATCCAGCTGGTCGGCCGCACCGGAGGAAGCCTGCCCCATGTCATCCTCCCCGGCGCCGATCCGGACCACAGCTTCGCGGTCCTTTATTCTCACTCCACCGGGAAGTTCGCCGGTGCGGTCGCCGTCAACTGGCCCCGCGCGGTAATCACCTGCCGGAAGGCACTGCGCGCTCCGGTGCCCCTCAACACCATCCGGGAAACCATCACCGCCGCAACCGAGAGGCCCCGGAAATCTCGGACGGGGACCTAA
- a CDS encoding NAD-dependent succinate-semialdehyde dehydrogenase, with protein MFVGGEWREARANASLPVLNPATGEVIATVADADVEDATDVLDAATAAFPHWSATSPRRRAALLHEAFMAVRDRAEEFATLITMEMGKPLAESRAEVNYAADFLRWYSEEAVRITGTFRTAPDGSSRHLTLSQPVGPCLLVTPWNFPLAMITRKVAPALAAGCTVILKPAEETPLSALKFAHVLAEAGLPAGVVNVLNTGRPGPVVEAILRDPRMRKLSFTGSTEVGRRLLTLAAPGVLRTSMELGGNAPFIVFRDADVDAAIEGAVAAKLRNGGQSCVAANRFIVADSIASEFIDGLAERLRAQIVGPGDDPRSTLGPLINERQRDRAVGLVDDAVSHGAEPVVHHDAAGPGDAFLKPVLLDRVPPSAEIARQEIFGPVATVYRFSNEQEGLALANATESGLAGYVYTRDLNRAIRAIEAMECGMVGVNRGHVSDASAPFGGAKQSGLGREGSEIGIQEYLETKYASISATV; from the coding sequence ATGTTCGTCGGTGGCGAGTGGCGCGAGGCCCGCGCGAATGCGAGCCTCCCCGTCCTCAACCCCGCGACCGGGGAAGTCATCGCGACCGTAGCGGACGCCGACGTCGAGGACGCCACGGATGTTCTGGATGCGGCGACGGCCGCTTTCCCGCACTGGTCGGCGACGTCGCCCCGACGGCGGGCCGCGCTGTTGCACGAGGCCTTCATGGCTGTCCGCGACAGGGCTGAGGAATTCGCAACGCTCATCACCATGGAGATGGGCAAGCCCTTGGCCGAGTCGCGGGCCGAGGTCAACTACGCGGCCGACTTCCTGCGGTGGTACTCGGAGGAGGCCGTCCGCATCACGGGTACCTTCCGCACCGCCCCCGACGGCTCGTCCCGGCATCTCACCCTGAGTCAGCCGGTGGGGCCGTGCCTGCTGGTGACACCATGGAATTTCCCCCTCGCGATGATCACGCGGAAAGTCGCGCCGGCGCTCGCGGCGGGCTGCACGGTCATCCTCAAACCGGCCGAGGAGACACCACTATCGGCTTTGAAATTCGCCCACGTCCTCGCTGAGGCGGGACTCCCCGCCGGAGTGGTCAACGTGCTGAACACAGGACGCCCCGGCCCTGTCGTCGAGGCGATTCTGCGCGACCCGCGGATGCGCAAGCTATCCTTCACGGGATCCACTGAAGTGGGCCGCAGGCTGCTGACGTTGGCCGCACCCGGCGTACTCCGGACCTCCATGGAACTGGGCGGCAACGCACCCTTCATCGTCTTTCGCGATGCCGACGTCGACGCGGCCATCGAGGGCGCGGTCGCGGCGAAGCTTCGCAATGGCGGGCAGTCCTGTGTCGCGGCGAATCGCTTCATCGTCGCCGACTCGATCGCGTCGGAGTTCATCGATGGACTGGCCGAGCGGCTACGCGCCCAGATCGTCGGCCCGGGGGACGACCCCCGATCGACACTCGGGCCGCTGATCAACGAACGGCAGCGGGATCGAGCGGTCGGGCTGGTCGACGACGCCGTCTCCCATGGCGCCGAGCCTGTCGTCCACCACGACGCGGCCGGCCCCGGAGACGCGTTCCTCAAGCCGGTCCTGCTCGACCGGGTCCCGCCCTCCGCGGAGATCGCACGACAGGAGATCTTCGGCCCCGTCGCCACGGTCTATCGGTTCTCGAACGAGCAGGAGGGCCTCGCCCTGGCCAATGCCACGGAGTCCGGTCTGGCCGGCTACGTCTACACCCGGGACCTGAATCGCGCCATCCGAGCCATCGAGGCGATGGAGTGCGGCATGGTCGGGGTGAACCGAGGACATGTCTCCGACGCCTCGGCACCGTTCGGCGGTGCGAAGCAGTCCGGCCTGGGCCGTGAGGGCAGCGAGATCGGCATTCAGGAGTACCTCGAGACCAAGTACGCCTCGATCAGCGCCACCGTGTGA
- a CDS encoding purine-cytosine permease family protein, with translation MSERLTARNRPLQIIEHDDPEVVRSAATEDYALHVAPFTWRSGRVSLLMAWYAFASAMFWLIVGATVALVAGTVDTLIGLGLSVIAYSVIGGLISRYAARTGISSALFSRCLFGYLGSVIAPLIIGATALYYGVFEGSVIAAVLHQYSGVGSIQLWYFIVAAYSIPLVIGGVRKWLDKINGVLLPFYYIGLIVVVVWAVARHGYSNDWLTAGPVTDVNLHAPGWFFAFTTYMGVWIMIPFTWDYARLAKTSDSRYHQRLTFGPLFYILTLVVNAVVGIYLAHTLVTNTPLSELSAVEGIVKLAGVFGVGLVWISQTRINTANYYLASINAESFFARAMKIHLSRRVWVVIVGIAAFGLMLTNPISYLLKSLQWQGVFVVAWVAIALVYLAFARRDRRAAEDFEFRPGRIPAFNAVGLVSWLVAAAAGITLVQAAGSFGATWSAPITFLLAAVMYAIGRLATGERHVVLRRPFDPRSEVENPWEARVLCASCDRHYIAQEMDRNPSTPDHAPICAECGSNDIAYLRASYAEARSSSAAHNDADLVASD, from the coding sequence ATGAGCGAACGCCTTACCGCCAGAAACAGACCGCTCCAGATCATCGAACACGATGATCCGGAGGTCGTGCGTAGCGCCGCGACAGAGGACTACGCACTGCATGTCGCGCCTTTCACGTGGCGCTCGGGCCGGGTCTCGCTGCTCATGGCCTGGTACGCGTTCGCGAGCGCGATGTTCTGGCTCATCGTCGGAGCCACCGTGGCCCTCGTCGCGGGCACGGTGGACACCCTGATCGGACTCGGACTCTCGGTGATCGCGTACAGCGTGATCGGCGGACTGATCAGCCGCTACGCCGCACGCACCGGAATCTCGAGCGCCCTGTTCTCACGCTGCCTCTTCGGCTATCTGGGATCGGTGATAGCGCCACTGATCATCGGAGCGACCGCCCTCTACTACGGCGTCTTCGAGGGATCCGTCATCGCAGCCGTACTGCACCAGTACAGCGGAGTGGGCTCCATCCAGCTGTGGTACTTCATTGTCGCCGCCTACAGCATCCCTCTCGTCATCGGCGGGGTGCGGAAATGGCTCGACAAGATCAACGGGGTACTCCTGCCCTTCTACTACATCGGACTCATCGTGGTCGTGGTCTGGGCGGTGGCCCGCCATGGCTATTCCAATGACTGGCTCACCGCCGGCCCGGTGACCGACGTGAACCTCCATGCGCCCGGATGGTTCTTCGCCTTCACGACCTACATGGGCGTCTGGATCATGATCCCGTTCACCTGGGACTACGCGCGGCTGGCCAAGACGAGCGACTCTCGGTACCACCAGCGGCTCACCTTCGGCCCCCTCTTCTACATCCTGACCCTCGTCGTCAACGCGGTCGTCGGAATCTACCTGGCACATACGCTGGTGACCAATACTCCGCTCAGTGAGCTCTCCGCGGTCGAGGGCATCGTAAAACTCGCGGGTGTCTTCGGGGTCGGGCTGGTGTGGATCAGCCAGACCAGGATCAACACGGCCAACTATTACCTCGCGAGCATCAATGCCGAGAGCTTCTTCGCCCGAGCGATGAAGATTCACCTTTCGCGGCGCGTGTGGGTCGTCATCGTCGGCATCGCCGCGTTCGGGCTCATGCTCACCAATCCGATCTCGTACCTGCTCAAGTCCCTGCAGTGGCAGGGTGTCTTCGTGGTGGCGTGGGTCGCGATCGCGCTGGTGTACCTCGCGTTCGCCCGGCGTGACCGACGTGCCGCCGAGGACTTCGAGTTCAGGCCCGGCCGGATTCCCGCGTTCAACGCCGTCGGACTCGTTTCCTGGCTCGTCGCGGCGGCGGCAGGCATCACCCTGGTTCAGGCGGCCGGCTCGTTCGGTGCGACCTGGTCTGCGCCGATCACGTTCCTGCTGGCGGCGGTCATGTACGCGATCGGCCGCCTCGCCACCGGAGAGCGCCACGTCGTGCTCCGCCGCCCGTTCGACCCACGTTCCGAGGTCGAGAACCCCTGGGAGGCCAGGGTTCTGTGCGCCTCATGCGACCGGCACTACATCGCTCAGGAGATGGACCGCAACCCCTCGACGCCCGATCACGCCCCCATCTGCGCTGAATGCGGCAGCAACGACATCGCCTACCTGCGCGCCTCCTACGCCGAGGCTCGGTCCAGCTCGGCCGCCCATAACGACGCGGATCTGGTCGCCTCCGACTGA
- a CDS encoding ATP-binding protein encodes MSQYDAANRAAGQTYTSCVTGSRTSRLDLTGMARPVAAACRHTHETLLRWGVASELIDDALLIASELVTNAEKNAAGAGGAQEIRLTLQAGHVGIAVSDTHPCHRSSAGPSTWIKSHAES; translated from the coding sequence ATGAGCCAATACGACGCCGCGAACCGGGCGGCCGGCCAGACGTACACGAGCTGTGTCACCGGGTCACGGACCAGTCGACTCGATCTCACCGGGATGGCCCGACCGGTAGCCGCCGCCTGCCGACATACCCACGAAACCCTTCTTCGCTGGGGTGTGGCCTCTGAACTGATCGACGATGCCCTGCTCATCGCCTCCGAACTTGTCACCAATGCCGAGAAAAACGCGGCAGGGGCCGGCGGAGCTCAGGAGATCCGGCTCACCCTCCAGGCCGGCCACGTGGGCATCGCGGTCAGCGATACCCATCCCTGCCATCGATCTTCCGCTGGGCCCTCGACATGGATTAAGAGTCACGCCGAGTCCTGA